GGCGAATGCTGCAGCCGCGCCTGCGCTCCCTACGGCCCCACCGGTGTGCTCGTGTGTCAGCCGCCCAGCGGCTGCCGACCCACGGGCGAGGTCTGCGTGTCGGACGCCGACTGCTGCGGCTCCGCGGGAATGCCCGGAGGCAACGGCTCCGTCAAGTGCAGCAAGGGCGCGGGAGAGCCCGTTGGGCGCTGCGACAATGGCAATGCCTGCCGACCGGCAGGCGCGGTCTGCAAACTCGCCAGCGGCTCCTGCAACGCCGAGAACAACTGCTGCGCGGGCAACGTGAACCAAGACCCGACCGTGTGTCAGCAGGATTCCCTCGGCATTCCGCGCTGCACTGGTGTGGGGGACTGCGGCGATGCCGGGTCCTTGGCGGGGCAGCCGTGTTCGACTAGCGCCGATTGCTGCGGAATGCCGTGCCTGCCGAACAGCGGCGGCGCGGGCAGCAGTCCTTTCATCTGCGGCGGCTCCAGCTGCGTATCACAGGGCGGTGCCTGTACGACGGACGCCGATTGCTGCTCGGGACTGCCCTGCATCGCACCGCCGGGATCCACGCAAGGCGTGTGCGGCCCGCCTCCGGTGATTCCGGACGCCGGCACGGATAGCGGTACCTACGACGGCGGGCCCGGCTGTGCGCTCTACGGCCAGGACTGCACCCAGGCGAGCGATTGCTGCAACGGCGTGCCCTGCACCAACGGCAAGTGCCTCTATCAGGTGCCACGCTGAGCTGAGGGCTGGGAGCCGAGGGCTCAGCTCACTCCGAACTGAGCCCTCATGTCGAGCCGCCGCCAAGCATGACGGCGGCTCGTCGCATCTGGCGCGGCGTCACTCGCCGTCGAGACCCATGTCGTCGAGATCGTCGAGCTCGTCGTCCAAAGGCGAGTCGGCAGGGGCAGGCCCCGGGCTACCCGGACCACCAAAACCCATGGGACGTCGCCGCATGCCGCGACCCCCAGGACCCATCATCGGTCGGCGCCCGGCGCCACTCTTCATGGCTTCCACCAGCTTGCTGCGTTGCTCGGGCGTGAGCACGGCGAGTAGCTCATTGGCATAGCCAATGTGCTTCTTCATGTCTGGCGCCTTGCGAGCGGGCGCTAGCTCGAGCTTCGCCGCGTCGAAGGAGTCCTTCTGGAACTCCGCGAGCACCGTCTCATGGACCTTCTTGGCAGCTTCTTGCTGCTTCTTCCTGTCCGCTTCGCTGGGTTGGGCCGCGTCGATCTTCGCCTTGATGGCGTCGACTTTCTTCTGCTGCGCTTCATCCAGCTCCAGGCGGCCCAACATGCGCTCGAAACCCAACGCACCACCGTGGATGCCGCCGCGCCCACCGCGCGCCCATGCCCCCGCACCGCGACGCACACCGGGCTTCTTGTCGTCGCCTGCTTTGTCGTCACCGGCCTTGCCGGCGGCGTCACTGCGCTTGGCCATGCGCTCCGCTCGCTCGGTCTCCCGCTTCTGCACTGCCTCCGCGGCGGCTTTGCGCTGCGCGGGGTCGAGCGCCGCATGCAGGGAGTTGAGCAGCTTCTGCTGCCCTTCCTTGCGCTCGGCCTGCTTCTTCTCCATCGCTGCGTTCTGCTCGTCGAACGTGGCGATGTCGAGCTTGCCCGCTTCGATGCCGGCGATCATCGCCTCGTGCATCCCCTTTGCGCCGTCCCTGCCCGCGGCATCCCCTGCTGGTTCGGGCATCAGTTTCTCCAACTCGGCGACCTTCGCTTCGGGCAAACCAATTTCGCGCAAGGCAGCGTTGTACAGGGCCTGAGCAATTCCGCCCCCGCCACGACGACCGCGTGCGCCGCGCGTCTTCTTGGTATTCGGCGCCTTGGCCTCCACAGTCGGGGCGGCTTGGGCCGAGGTTACGGGGGTCGTCGCACTGGACGCTCCCGTCGTTTCGCCCGAGTTCTGGTTGCATGCCACCGGGAGGGAGAGCACTAGGGCCAGCACGGCCCCGCGAGAGCGTCGAAGCATCGGAAAACTCCTTTTGACTGCCAATCTGCCAATCGTGGCAGCCACCTCCTAGGACGCCCGAGGGCGCCGCGTCCTATGAAAAATCATGCGCGCGCTTCAACTGAGCGAAAGCACTCCGCTATTCTTCGACGCTTCCGTGCTGTCTTCGTAGGCTCGCCACCTCCGCAGCCCACGAGACTATGGGCGCGCGGCAGGGCTCGAGTCGTCCCCCCAACAGCGCGGCGTCCCCTTGGCGGAGAGCGCGCAAACGACGTGCAACCCGACCGCGACGGCAACGAACCCGCCGTCACTCGGAACGCTGGTGGCGCCGCGCTCGCCGCTACCCCAACACGACACGTGGCCGTCCGCGAGCAGCGCACACGAGTTCACCACGCCGATAGCAACGTGCACCGCCGCAGCGGCCTCAGGGGTTGGCTCGCTCTGCCCCTCGTAGCCCCCCGCGCACACGACTTTCCCGGCAGTTTCGCCCGCTTCTATCCCGCAAGTGTGAAGGAAGCCCGCGGCGAGCTCGCGGTACTTCCCAGGGGGCAACGAGATGTCGTCCACTTCACGCGCGCCGGCCTCGTCCTGATCGTCCTCGGCAGGTGCCCAACACTTCACTTCTCCGCTTCGTGCCAAGGCGCACACATGACGCCCGCCCACAGCCACCTGCTTGAACTTGCCCTTCGGACGCTTCATCACGATGCGCATACCCAGCCAAGAGAAGTCCTTGCACTCCGGGTATTCCTTGGTGCTGCCGCACTTCTCGATCAGCTCTGCCGAGTACTCGGTCTTGCCCTGGGCCCCCCAACACACCAACTCGCCATCGACGCGTACGCCACAAGAAGCCTGGTCTCCAGCCGAGACTTGAGCGAACTGCCCCGCCGGAGCAGCGTCGTACTCGCCCCAACACTTGGCTTCGCCGGCCTCCGTCACGCCGCAGGCGTGAAAGGACGCTGCACTGATTTGTCGAAATGCTCCGTCGGGCGCCGCATCTTTGAGGCTGCCCCAGCAGCCGACCTTCTTGTTCGTACCGAGCCAGCAACCGAAATCGCTGCCCACGGCAATCTGCGGGCCGAAGGACGCGGCGGCCGTGGACTCGCCAGCTGCCGACGTGCCAGACGCAGAACCGGGTCCGCTCGAGCCACGGCTCGCGCCGCCACAGGCACTCAGCGCCATCGCCCCCAGCAGAGGCAACCCCCAAAAACGTCCTGCGCCGCGCATGACTCACAGCATGTTAGTGCTGCGTCCCAGAAGTCGCAATCGTAGTATTGTTTGGACTCTGGAACGATGCTGAACGACGCCGACGACCAACACGAACAGGACGCCGCCGGGGCGGCGGCTGCAGCTGCAGGGATTGCGCTGAAGGACGACACGCCCCTGCCCCGCGTCGAGCAGCAAGACGACGTCCAGCACCTGCACGCGGAAGACGTGCACGCGCTACTGCAGACCGACGCGGCGTTGACGCTCGTCGACGTCCGAACGCCCGCAGAACGCGCCATCTGCCGACTAGACGGCTCGATCCTTCTCGATGACGAGAGCTGCGACGCTCTGCTGCTACGCGAGCGTGACGAACTCCTCGTCTTCTACTGTCATCACGGAATTCGCAGCTACGCCGCCGCACGCTACTTCCTTCGCAATGGCTTTCGGCGGGTGGTGAACCTGACGGGGGGCATCGAAGCGTGGTCGCTTCGTGTCGACGCGGGCGTGCCCAGGTATTGAGATGAAACGAACACGCTTGCTAGTGCAAGCCGCGGCAGCGCATGCTCTCAGCGCGCACCGCGCACCCGATGAGCACCGAGACCGATCAAGCACGCCTCGAAGCGCAGCTCTCCGACGAGGTGAACCGAGCCCTGGCTCGCGGAAGCCTCTATGCTCTGGCGCTCGCCTGCCTAGCCTGCCTGCTACTGCTGCTGAGCTACCTGCACGAGCGTGACGTCTTCTTTCTGGTGCCGCTGTTGTTCACTGTGCTGTGCGCAGTCGCATCGGGCGCGATTCACGTCGTCGCGAAGCAGCGTCGGATGCGAGGCAACCTCAGCTACGCAGTGATGCTCCCCTTCGCGTCCCTGCCGACGACGTTTTTTCTGGCCGCGGAGCTGCTGCTGCCCAGTGGCGCCGCCACCTACGTCTTCGGCCCCATGGCTCATCTCTACGCCTTCTGCGTGGCCGTCACCGGATTCCTGTTCAATCCGCGGCTGACCCTGCTTGCAGGCGTGCTGTGCGGCGTTCAGTACGAACTGGTCTTCTTGGGCAGTGTCGAGCGGCTGTCGACGTTGTCGGCACCAGATCCGATGCTGCTGCGCGACCTGGTGGGAGGTTTCTCCGCGGCCAACCGCGTGGTGATGCTGCTGTTCACGGCCGCTGTCGTGGCCGGCATCGCGACGATTGCGCGACGGCTCGTGCTGCGCGTGCTGCAAGAAGAGCGGGATCGCGCTCGCGTCACGCGTTTGTTCGGCCAGTACGTCAGCGACGAGGTTCGCGAACGTATCCTGCAAAGCACGGCGGAACTGCGCGGCGAACAGAAGCGCGTCGCGGTGCTGTTCTCCGATATTAGAGGCTTCTCGTCATTCAGCGAGCATCAGCCGCCTGCAGTCGTGGTCGAACGCCTGAACGAGTACTTCGACGCCATGCTGGTCCCGATTCGTGAGCATGGCGGCGTGGTCGACAAGTTCATCGGCGACGCGATCATGGCGGTCTTTGGCGGTCTCTTGCCGACTGACAATCCTGCCGCCGCGGCGCTGGCTGCTGCGCGCGGCATGCGCGAGTCTCTAGCAGCCCTCAATCGGCGCTGGGCCGCTCGTGACATCGCTCCCTTCGAGAGCGGCATCGGCATCCATGTGGGCGAGGTCGTGCAAGGCCCGATTGGGAGCGCGGAGCGCAAGGAGTTCACGGTCATCGGCGACACGGTCAACACGGCGTCGCGGGTCGAGGGGCTGACCAAGGAACTGGGCTGTCCGATCTTGCTGTCCGAGGCCGCAGTGCTCGAACTACCCGAGCCTCAGCGCGCTGAACTGACCCCTCGTGGCGACTCCGCGGTCAAAGGCAAACAAGAACGGGTGACGCTCTACGGATTGGTAGACGCTTCGCGCGCCTGAACATTCGATTCGGCTACGGCCCGGCTGCCCTTCGACAAACCTGGCCGAGCCTGCTTCAGGGGCAACTAGTGCTGCGTCCCAGAGAAGCCGCAATCCAGTATCAAAGCGCCAGGTGGACGCAGCACTAGTGGATTCGCGAAGCGAATCCGGGGGGCTTAGAAACCGGCGGAGCCGGTTTCCGGGGGCGGGACGCCCCCGATGACGCCAGTGCCCGCGCTGCGAAGCAGCGCACGGGCGTGAAGCGCCCGCTCAGAATTCGGATTACGAATTCTGAGACACGGCACTAGTGATAGAGCGCGGTGAACATCAGCGTCAGCGCCCGCGACTCGGCGTCCCGATCTTGCCCGTCTTTCTCGGACTTGCCGATCGCGGCAGACACACGCAGCAAGGCGCCTAGAGACCATTCGTCGCCCACCCACGCATCGTACCCGACCCACACGGCGCCACCGAAACCAGTGTCGTCGCGCGCTTCGTCGGCACCGTCCACGTCCGTATGGATGTTCGCGAATCCCAGTGCGCCTCCGAGATGGAAGCCTCCTTTCGCATCTGGAAATCCGTCGATGAAAGCGCCGAACATGCCAGTTTCCACGATCGCGTCTCCGACGTCCCTCCCGTCTTGCTCCACCGTGGCCTTCTGCACGTGGTCGGCCAGCAGCGCACCGCCAAGCACCAGGCCAGGTGTCGGCGTGCCGCCCACCAGTGCATCCAGGGACAACGCGCCGCCTCCGGCGGTCACGTCGTTCTCGTACTTCGCGCCGTAGGCGCCGATGCCCAAGTTGATCCTTAGATAGAACCCGTCGTGCACGTGGAACGACCGAGCCACCGGCGGTTCCGGCGGGGGCCCAGTCACGTCGATCTTTGGTTTCGCATCGGGCCCCTGGCTAGCCGCGGCCTTGGTCGGCTCCGCCGCGGGGGCTGACCGTGACTCCGCCGCGGGGGCCGGTTGCGCTTCATCGGGCTGAGCCGGCTCGCCCGCAGCCGCAGCGTCTTCCCATCCCTGCGCAAACGCCGGGGCGGAAAGGCTCAGCCCGCCAGCAATCACGGCCGCCAAGATCTGTACGCCGGGTCGTCGTCGCTCAATCATGTTTCTGGTCCTTTCCTCAGTGCAGCACGGTCAGGGACACCGCCGCAAATCCCCCCGCTGGAACGTTCACCCACCCCGCCTTTTCGATGCTTCGCGCGGTGAGTTGCACACGGTGCCGCCCCCCCTTGACCCATACGCGGCCGAAGGCGATGCGCGCCGGCAGCGTCGCCCAGCAGCGAGTGTCGGGCGTGTCCGTGGCCGTCAACGTTGCTTGGGTGCCCAGGCTCAACAACAAGCCCAAGGTGCCACCGCCGGATCCCTGTCGTACAGCCTCACCCGCAACGACTCGTGCGAGCATGCGTGTGATGGCGGAACCCACGACTGCGCCCCGCGCCCCCTCCCACGCCGCGCGCGCCTCGCGATCCACGGCGAGAATGCCCTCCAAGAACTGAGGCTGCTCGTCGAGGGAGAAGGTGGGCACGCTGTATGCGCCACGGGACTGTCCGAGCTCTGGATAGTTGATCCACGTGACCAACCCCTGGGCGGCCAGGGCGTTGGCGCGACCGCGATCTGTTGGGCTGATCGCGCCCGAAGCGTAGGTCAACGCCAAGCCGATCGGGATCCGCTTCGCGTACTTCGCGGGCACGCGACCAAAGTTCACGATGACGAGCAACTCGCCATAGCCTTCGTGCGGATCCCGAGCACGCGGCGCGCTCGAAGCTTCGTCTGCCTTTGGATCTATGCCGGGTTTGGCGCTCGGATCGGGAGCGGAGCCTGAAGCACCATCGTCCAGCAGCGCCCGGATACGCGGTGAGCGGTAGGTCGCGCTTTCAGCCAAGCGACGGACGGGTTCGGCCAAGGTGCGATACCGACCATATTTCAGCGCCTCGTCGTAGAAGCGCAGCGCTTCTTGGCTCTGCCCACTCTTCTCGAAGGCGAAGCCCGCCAAGTAGCTGCCCGGCGCCGATAGCTCCGCCCCGGGCGTCTCGGACTTGGCGAGGTAGCGCTGCATCACGGCCAGACGTCGCGCCTCCACCCTCGCGCCCGAGAGGTCCGAGCGAATCAGGTAGTTCACCATGTTCATGGTGTTGATCATCAACTTTTCGTAGGCGGGCGCGCGGTACGGGCCGGAGGCATCGCTGAACAAGTAGCGCCCCAGATCATCCATTGCCCCGTGGGACAGATCGAGGAGTTCGACGCGCTTGTCCGCGATCTGCAAGTCCCGACTCGACAGATCGAAGCGCTCCAGTTGCTGAAGCACCATCGCCCGGTCCAGGAGCAAGATGGCTTGATCGCCATCGAGATCGTCCGGCACCTGTTTTTCGGAATCGACGCCTAGCTCTTCGTTCAAGAGTTGCAGCGCGTGCTGAGGCTGACCAGCATCCAAGGCAGCGCGGATCTCCAGCGTCCGAGCCGCGTGTCCGCCGCACGCGACCGACCCCATGCTCAGCACGACTGCGGCGACGCGAGCGCCACACCGAGAGCGGATGGCGGCTGCCGGCATGAGGCCTCCAGCTACCTCACGATGGCCTTGGTGATCTCGGTCTTGTTTTGGAACAGGATGGCTCCTGTCTCGACGTCGAGCACCTGCAGGAACATGTAGTACTGCACCCGTCGCTCGTCGTCGCTGCGTTCGTCGGACGAGAAGACCTTGCCGGTGACGAAGTAGCGCGCGCCGATCTGCTTGCCCCAACGAGCCATGTTCGACGGGTCGTACCCGCCGGCATACTGCTGCCGGATCTCGTCCATTACTTGCGGCTGGCGCTCCAGGCTGACGACCTGAACGTGACCCGCGTTGACCAGCCGCGTCTCCACGTCGCTGATCAGCGCTTCGAGAGCGCTTTCCACGTGCTCGCTCGTCTCGTTGCGCAGGGGAAGCACCGCAACCGTCGGTTGACCTTCGGATTCCCAGCGCTTGATCACCGCGGAGGCTTGCAGCGCCTCCATGTTCTTGTGCAGCGCGTCGG
The DNA window shown above is from Polyangiaceae bacterium and carries:
- a CDS encoding Spy/CpxP family protein refolding chaperone — protein: MLRRSRGAVLALVLSLPVACNQNSGETTGASSATTPVTSAQAAPTVEAKAPNTKKTRGARGRRGGGGIAQALYNAALREIGLPEAKVAELEKLMPEPAGDAAGRDGAKGMHEAMIAGIEAGKLDIATFDEQNAAMEKKQAERKEGQQKLLNSLHAALDPAQRKAAAEAVQKRETERAERMAKRSDAAGKAGDDKAGDDKKPGVRRGAGAWARGGRGGIHGGALGFERMLGRLELDEAQQKKVDAIKAKIDAAQPSEADRKKQQEAAKKVHETVLAEFQKDSFDAAKLELAPARKAPDMKKHIGYANELLAVLTPEQRSKLVEAMKSGAGRRPMMGPGGRGMRRRPMGFGGPGSPGPAPADSPLDDELDDLDDMGLDGE
- a CDS encoding rhodanese-like domain-containing protein, with amino-acid sequence MLNDADDQHEQDAAGAAAAAAGIALKDDTPLPRVEQQDDVQHLHAEDVHALLQTDAALTLVDVRTPAERAICRLDGSILLDDESCDALLLRERDELLVFYCHHGIRSYAAARYFLRNGFRRVVNLTGGIEAWSLRVDAGVPRY
- a CDS encoding adenylate/guanylate cyclase domain-containing protein — its product is MSTETDQARLEAQLSDEVNRALARGSLYALALACLACLLLLLSYLHERDVFFLVPLLFTVLCAVASGAIHVVAKQRRMRGNLSYAVMLPFASLPTTFFLAAELLLPSGAATYVFGPMAHLYAFCVAVTGFLFNPRLTLLAGVLCGVQYELVFLGSVERLSTLSAPDPMLLRDLVGGFSAANRVVMLLFTAAVVAGIATIARRLVLRVLQEERDRARVTRLFGQYVSDEVRERILQSTAELRGEQKRVAVLFSDIRGFSSFSEHQPPAVVVERLNEYFDAMLVPIREHGGVVDKFIGDAIMAVFGGLLPTDNPAAAALAAARGMRESLAALNRRWAARDIAPFESGIGIHVGEVVQGPIGSAERKEFTVIGDTVNTASRVEGLTKELGCPILLSEAAVLELPEPQRAELTPRGDSAVKGKQERVTLYGLVDASRA
- a CDS encoding penicillin-binding protein activator LpoB — translated: MRILRSFTYPLVLAFLALGAACGGPQAVRGGDVEGLDDEAMSTGLDKRDLADALHKNMEALQASAVIKRWESEGQPTVAVLPLRNETSEHVESALEALISDVETRLVNAGHVQVVSLERQPQVMDEIRQQYAGGYDPSNMARWGKQIGARYFVTGKVFSSDERSDDERRVQYYMFLQVLDVETGAILFQNKTEITKAIVR